From the genome of Geminocystis herdmanii PCC 6308, one region includes:
- a CDS encoding response regulator, with amino-acid sequence MIRILVVDDNHTPREVICEALKQFNIQVTEAINGVEAIKIMEKEKFNLVITDVVMPEMNGYELCRWIKTNPNTEKVPVIICSTKGEDFDIHWATKQGADAYIIKPFKTMELLKTIKYLLKHNV; translated from the coding sequence ATGATTAGAATTTTAGTTGTTGATGATAATCATACTCCCAGAGAAGTGATCTGCGAAGCACTAAAGCAGTTTAATATTCAGGTAACAGAAGCCATTAATGGGGTAGAAGCAATCAAAATTATGGAAAAAGAGAAGTTTAACCTCGTCATTACAGACGTAGTTATGCCCGAAATGAATGGCTATGAATTGTGTCGCTGGATAAAAACAAACCCCAATACAGAGAAAGTGCCTGTAATTATTTGTTCGACAAAAGGGGAAGATTTTGATATTCATTGGGCAACAAAACAAGGTGCTGACGCTTATATTATCAAGCCTTTCAAAACTATGGAGTTGCTTAAAACCATTAAATATTTACTTAAACACAACGTTTAA